The Gemmatimonas aurantiaca T-27 DNA segment CGGATTGTTCGCCTGACCCGGTCGAATGTCGGCACCAGCGACTGGACCGAAAAGGAAGAATTGCTCCCCTGGAGCACCGACACGGTGGTCGTGGGTGGGGTGGTCACGTCCACCCTCACGGGCGCCATTGCGGCCGGCGCTGATGCTTTCCCCGAGCGGGTGCGGACCGAGCTGGCCTATGCACTGGCCGATATCCTCGAGTATCGCGTCGATCTGAGCCGCGACCTGCAGAAGGGCGATTCCGTGCGGGTGCTCGTCGAACGGCAGGTCGCCCCCAATGGCATGGTGCGCCCGGGCAACATCATCGCCGCCCGCCTCACGGTGGACGGACGCTCGGTGGAAACCATGCGCTTCGCGCAGGGCACGCGCGCGTCGTACTACGATGGCGAGGGCAAGTCCATGCGCGCCGCGTTCCTGCGGGCCCCTTTGGCCTTCCGGCGCATCTCCAGTGTGTTCGGCCTTCGGCGTCATCCCATCCTCGGCGTCACACGTGCTCACCAGGGCACCGACTATGCCGCGGCGGCGGGCACGCCGGTGCGCGCGCTCGGTGATGGTCGTGTGATTTTTGCTGGCTGGAAGGGCGGGTATGGGCGTGTCATCGAGATCCGTCATACCAACGGGTACGTGACGCGCTATGGACACCTCAAGGGGTTTGCGAGCGGGATCAAGGCCGGCACATCGGTGGCGATCTCACGAACCATTGGGTTCGTTGGTGCGACCGGACTCGCGACGGCACCGCACCTGCATTTCGAAGTCCTGGTTGGTGGCAAACACCGTGACCCGCGCGTGGCACTGCGCAATGTCACCGGCGAGCCGTTGGCCGCTGCGCAGCGTGCCGAGTTTGTGGCACTCAAGGCGCGCCTGTTCGCCCAACTCGATGCCGGACAGCCCACGCTGGCCATGCGTGGTGAGGGAGTGCGCGGCACCGGCGACTGAACGTTGCCTGCTAGGGTACACGTACAAGCATGACGGGGCGGGAGCGCAGGTAGACTCCCGCCCCGTCCCCTTTTTTCTGACCGCTCTTCTCGTGAGCTTACCTGCGTGATTCGCTGGATCGTCGCCATCGCGTTGGGCCTACTGGCCGCCTGGCTCGCCTATGGGCGTGGACAGGCTGGGGTTTCGCCGCGCACCGGACGCTGGGGGCTTGCCGCGCTGCGTGCGCTTGCCGTGACCATCGTGGCCGCGTTACTCGTTGGCGCGCCATCCGGTCGTGCCAAGCCATTGCCGGCCCTGCTGGCTGTCGACGCTTCCGCCTCGTGGCGTCGTGCGGCGGGCGATGAAAGCACCGCCGTGCGGGCATGGCGCACGCGACTCATCGACAGTGTGTTGCCCGCCGTTGGTGCGGATGCGCCACTGGTGTTCATCGGTGACTCGCTGCGCGAGGGAACACGGGATGATCTGTCGCGCTGGTTTCCGTCTGACGTCGCCTCGCGCGCACGTTCGGCGGTCGATCGCGCGGCGTCGATGGGCCGGTCACTGGTGCTGGTGACCGATGGCGAACTCGATGACGCCGACGTGCTCGCGGAGTCGCCGGCCGGTTCGCGTGTGGTCACCATGAACAGCGGCGCGCCACGTCGCGATGTGGCCGTGGCCGATCTCACCGCGCCCTCCTCCGCAACGGCCGCCGATACCGTCCCCGTGGCGGCCACCTTGGTGGCTGGTGGGGTGGCCACGCCGGATGGCACGCTGGCCGTACTGCTGGACGGCACCGAGGTGGCGTCGATACCGGTGCCGGCGCTTGCACCGTTCGCCAGTACACGCGTGACCACGATGGTCGCGATGCCACGTGGTTCGCGCATTGCGTTGTTGCAATCGGTGGTGCGAGTGGCGGCCGATGCGGAGCCGCGCAATGACACACTCACGGTGGCCATCGATGTTGGTGATCGACCGACGGCGGTGTTTCTGTCCACCGCGCCGGATATCGACGTACGTGAAGCGCTGACGGTGCTGCGCGGATCGCTGGATGTTCCCACCCGTGCCTACCTGCGGGTGGCACCAAACGTGTGGCGTGTGGAAGGTTCGCTGGCGCCGATCAGTGAAGCGGAGGTGCGGGATCGTGCTTCGGCGGCTGGCATGTTGGTGCTGCACGGCGACACGAGCTGGCTGGGTGCCCGCGGCACGGCGGTGGCCCGCGCATTGTGGATTCCTGCACCGCCGACCGCCGTCGCACGAGCCGGTGAACTGACCCGCACGCCGGAGTGGTACGCTGCCTCGGCGCCGGCGTCACCGCTCATGTCGGCCCTGACAGCGCTGCCGTTTGATTCGCTGCCCCCCATCACACTGGCTGGACCTGCCGTGCCAACGGGGGCGACCACGTCCGCCGCCGTGCTGACGGCGCGACTGGGCAAGCGTGGCGACGCCGTGGCGGCCAT contains these protein-coding regions:
- a CDS encoding M23 family metallopeptidase, which codes for MTVTRTLLVAAGCLGIGAAVIALGRPVEERPAAEVLTAGPRVSSRWRTTVDTLRKGEALSVALQRAGVSPLEAADALRAASAIDSRRIRAGTQITARVEPDSGTSEIIFQLAIDRIVRLTRSNVGTSDWTEKEELLPWSTDTVVVGGVVTSTLTGAIAAGADAFPERVRTELAYALADILEYRVDLSRDLQKGDSVRVLVERQVAPNGMVRPGNIIAARLTVDGRSVETMRFAQGTRASYYDGEGKSMRAAFLRAPLAFRRISSVFGLRRHPILGVTRAHQGTDYAAAAGTPVRALGDGRVIFAGWKGGYGRVIEIRHTNGYVTRYGHLKGFASGIKAGTSVAISRTIGFVGATGLATAPHLHFEVLVGGKHRDPRVALRNVTGEPLAAAQRAEFVALKARLFAQLDAGQPTLAMRGEGVRGTGD